One genomic region from Desulfovibrio porci encodes:
- a CDS encoding efflux RND transporter permease subunit, giving the protein MSAPGDADKAGGGKRRRFGPEFIPLNISAPFIRRPVATTLLTIAIALAGMVAFGLLPVAPLPEVDFPVVVVRARMPGASPETMAATVATPLERALGRIAGVTEMTSSSSLGSSNVILQFDLDRDIDGAARDVQGAINAARSTLPTMPSNPSYRKVNPSGAPIMILSITSDVLTRAQLYDAASTVLAQKISQIPGVGEVTVGGGALPAVRVEAIPDALNRAGVSTEDVRKALAAANAFLPKGMLENDKNFWLVGANDQLLKADDYKPLIVAQKDGRTIRLSDVARVEDSSQDVRNMAVANGKPAILLIVFRSPGANIIETVDRVKAMMPQLRSWLPESADLTLRMDRSLTIRASLREVEKSLMLAMGLVVLVTFLFLRNARATSIPAVAAPVSLIATFGVMYLCGYSLDNLSLMALTVSTGFVVDDAIVVLENIVRRLEMGESPLRAALRGAREVGFTVMSISISLVAVFTPILFMGGIVGRLFREFSVVLTTAVLVSMLVSLTTTPMMCAKLLRPFDVDLARRKERLLRSRTGFLSPLRQWCTRVGQAWGGMLAGMQRGYAASLAVVLRHPRLTILSLLLVIAGNIWLYIVVPKGFFPQQDTGVIMGGIRADQSASFQAMQVKLEKLVNVIRADPAVEQVSAHISGGRGGGGVFISLKPLEERKIGAQAVIGRLRGKLSSEPGLQIFLQPAQDIMMGGRSARSQYQYTLQADNLDELRTWGRRLQEALAKVPLFKDVDSDIEERGLQTMITVNRDALARLGLNMREVDAALNNAFGQRQVSTIYQDKNQYRVVLEYAPDWLEGAQALDKVRLPGKDGLVPLLSVASVGPAFAPLSVAHQGQFAAVTISFNLAQGAALSEAQAAIAEARVRIGMPSGIVGSFQGTAKMFSDTMSSQVILILAALAALYIVLGVLYESLIHPLTILSTLPSAGGGALLSLMLFKMEFSVIALIGVLLLAGIVKKNAIMLIDFALDASRVRRLPPDKAIYEACLLRFRPIMMTTAAAILGAVPLALGQGDGAEIRQPLGITIVGGLLVSQVLTLYTTPVVYLCLDRARLRARRFWWRLRYGSARAARLAVLSRRG; this is encoded by the coding sequence ATGAGCGCGCCCGGCGACGCCGACAAGGCGGGCGGGGGAAAGCGCCGCCGCTTTGGGCCGGAATTCATTCCGCTGAATATTTCCGCGCCGTTCATCCGGCGGCCCGTGGCCACCACGCTGCTGACCATCGCCATAGCCCTGGCCGGTATGGTGGCCTTCGGCCTGCTGCCCGTGGCTCCGCTGCCTGAAGTGGACTTTCCCGTGGTGGTGGTGCGCGCGCGCATGCCCGGCGCCAGCCCGGAAACCATGGCCGCCACCGTAGCCACCCCATTGGAGCGGGCCCTGGGGCGCATCGCCGGGGTCACGGAAATGACCTCTTCCAGCAGCCTGGGGTCCAGCAACGTGATTTTGCAGTTTGATCTGGACCGGGACATAGACGGCGCGGCCCGCGACGTGCAGGGGGCCATCAACGCGGCCCGTTCAACCCTGCCGACCATGCCGTCCAATCCCTCCTACCGCAAGGTCAACCCCTCGGGCGCGCCGATCATGATTTTGTCCATCACCTCGGACGTGCTGACCCGCGCCCAGCTTTACGATGCGGCCTCCACAGTGCTGGCCCAGAAGATTTCGCAGATTCCCGGCGTGGGCGAGGTCACCGTGGGCGGCGGAGCCCTGCCCGCCGTGCGGGTGGAGGCCATCCCCGACGCCCTGAACCGCGCGGGAGTGAGCACCGAGGACGTGCGCAAGGCCCTGGCCGCGGCCAACGCCTTTCTGCCCAAGGGTATGCTGGAGAACGACAAAAATTTCTGGTTGGTGGGGGCCAACGACCAGCTTTTGAAGGCCGACGACTACAAGCCGCTGATCGTGGCCCAGAAGGACGGCAGGACCATCCGCCTCTCGGACGTGGCCCGGGTGGAGGATTCCTCGCAGGACGTGCGCAACATGGCCGTGGCCAACGGCAAACCGGCCATCTTGCTGATCGTCTTCCGTTCGCCCGGCGCCAACATCATCGAGACTGTGGACCGGGTCAAGGCCATGATGCCGCAATTGCGCTCCTGGCTGCCGGAAAGCGCGGACCTGACGCTGCGCATGGACCGCTCCCTGACCATCCGCGCCTCTTTGCGCGAAGTGGAAAAGAGTCTCATGCTGGCCATGGGCCTGGTGGTGCTGGTGACCTTTCTGTTTCTGCGCAACGCCAGAGCCACCAGCATTCCGGCCGTGGCCGCGCCGGTCTCGCTTATCGCCACCTTCGGGGTCATGTATCTTTGCGGCTACAGCCTGGACAATCTCTCGCTCATGGCGCTCACCGTGTCCACGGGTTTTGTGGTGGATGACGCCATTGTGGTGCTGGAAAATATCGTCCGCCGTCTGGAAATGGGTGAAAGCCCGTTGCGCGCGGCCCTGCGGGGGGCACGCGAGGTGGGCTTCACCGTAATGTCCATTTCCATTTCTCTGGTGGCTGTGTTCACGCCCATTTTGTTCATGGGCGGCATTGTAGGGCGGCTGTTCCGGGAATTTTCCGTGGTGCTGACCACGGCGGTGCTGGTGTCCATGCTGGTCTCCCTGACCACCACGCCCATGATGTGCGCCAAGCTGCTGCGTCCCTTCGACGTGGACCTGGCCCGGCGCAAGGAGCGCCTGCTGCGATCCCGCACGGGCTTTTTGAGCCCGCTGCGGCAATGGTGCACGCGCGTGGGCCAGGCCTGGGGCGGCATGCTGGCGGGCATGCAGCGCGGCTATGCCGCCAGTCTGGCCGTGGTGCTGCGCCATCCGCGCCTGACCATCCTTTCGCTGCTGCTGGTCATCGCGGGCAACATCTGGCTGTATATCGTGGTGCCCAAGGGCTTTTTCCCCCAGCAGGACACCGGGGTGATCATGGGCGGCATCCGGGCGGACCAGAGCGCCTCCTTCCAGGCCATGCAGGTCAAACTGGAAAAACTGGTCAACGTGATCCGCGCGGACCCGGCCGTGGAGCAGGTTTCGGCCCATATTTCCGGCGGGCGCGGCGGGGGCGGGGTGTTCATTTCGCTCAAGCCCCTGGAGGAACGCAAGATCGGCGCGCAGGCGGTCATCGGGCGGCTGCGCGGCAAGCTGTCCTCCGAGCCGGGTTTGCAGATTTTTCTGCAACCGGCCCAGGACATCATGATGGGCGGGCGCAGCGCACGTTCCCAGTATCAGTACACCCTGCAGGCCGACAACCTGGACGAACTGCGTACCTGGGGCCGTCGTTTGCAGGAGGCGCTGGCCAAGGTTCCCCTGTTCAAGGATGTGGACAGCGACATCGAGGAGCGCGGGCTCCAGACCATGATCACGGTCAACCGCGACGCCCTGGCCCGTCTGGGCCTGAACATGCGCGAAGTGGACGCGGCCCTGAACAACGCTTTCGGCCAGCGCCAGGTCTCCACCATCTATCAGGACAAGAACCAGTACCGCGTGGTGCTGGAATACGCTCCGGACTGGCTGGAAGGCGCGCAGGCCCTGGACAAGGTGCGCCTGCCGGGCAAGGACGGTCTGGTGCCCCTGCTCAGTGTGGCCAGCGTGGGCCCGGCCTTCGCGCCCCTCTCCGTGGCGCATCAGGGCCAGTTCGCCGCCGTGACCATTTCCTTCAATCTGGCCCAGGGGGCCGCACTTTCCGAGGCGCAGGCGGCCATTGCCGAAGCGCGGGTCAGAATCGGCATGCCCTCCGGCATTGTGGGCAGCTTCCAGGGCACGGCCAAGATGTTCAGCGACACCATGAGCAGCCAGGTCATTCTGATTCTGGCCGCCCTGGCCGCCCTGTATATCGTGCTGGGCGTTCTCTATGAAAGCCTGATCCACCCCCTGACCATCCTTTCCACCCTGCCGTCGGCGGGCGGCGGAGCCCTGCTTTCCCTGATGCTTTTCAAGATGGAGTTCAGCGTCATAGCGCTCATCGGCGTGCTGCTGCTGGCGGGCATCGTCAAGAAAAACGCCATCATGCTCATCGACTTCGCCCTGGACGCCTCCCGCGTTCGCCGCCTGCCGCCGGACAAGGCCATTTACGAGGCCTGCCTGTTGCGCTTCCGGCCGATTATGATGACCACGGCGGCGGCCATCCTCGGCGCGGTGCCTCTGGCCCTGGGCCAGGGCGACGGCGCGGAGATCCGCCAGCCCCTGGGCATCACCATTGTGGGCGGCCTGCTGGTCAGCCAGGTGCTGACCTTGTACACCACCCCCGTGGTCTACCTCTGCCTGGACCGCGCCCGCCTGCGCGCGCGGCGTTTCTGGTGGCGGCTGCGCTACGGCAGCGCCAGAGCCGCGCGTCTGGCCGTGCTCAGCCGTCGGGGATGA
- a CDS encoding MdtB/MuxB family multidrug efflux RND transporter permease subunit gives MNLSRIFILRPIATSLLMVALLLSGLLAYRSLPVAALPQIDYPTIQVQTLYPGASPDVIAAVVTAPLERQFGIMPGLVQMSSLSSAGASVITLQFDLSIALDVAEQEVQAAINAADNLLPGDLPNPPVYNKVNPADPPIVTLAVTSDAMPLTRLEDLVDTRLAQKISQLPGVGLVTLSGGQRPAVRVQVNPKALAGAGLTLADVRSAIASANVNDAKGSFDGPERASTIDANDQLSSAREYARTIIGYKDGAPLRLTDVADVLEGAENARLAAYVAAAGADGKDSFRPAIVLSVQRQPGANVISVADSVTRLLPVLQQTLPGNVEVRVVTDRTTTIRATVHDVQLELLLAVALVIWVIWIFLRNVEATIIPALAVPLSLVGSLGVMYLAGFSLNNLTLMALVIATGFVVDDAIVVIENISRYLEQGERPLQAALKGAGQIGFTIISLTISLVAVLIPLLFMGDVAGRLFREFAVTLAVTILISAVISLTLTPMLCAVMLRPERHAGEKEAGRFFSRLLLWYEHRLDWVFAHQRLTLGVALGTLALTVILYIVVPKGFFPVQDTGVIQGIAEAPQDTSFAAMAGRQRELADMILQDPAVESVVFFVGVDGINQSLGTSRLTVELKPLSERDARAPAIAKRLMARAAHLPGLTLYMQPVQDLTIEDRVSRTQYQFTVEALNREQLQAWVPRVVQALSERPELEHVTSDLQKPGRMAWLNINRDAAGRLGISMSDIDNALYDALGQRLISTIFTQTNQYKVVLEVAPRFRLGPAAIENIHVRGSSGDPVPLTSIATLEERPAQLSIARQGQFPVATISFNVARDSSLGAAVNAVLAVEKELGLPPALRTQFQGAAQAFLSSTDNQIWLILAAIVTMYIVLGVLYESYIHPVTILSTLPSAGVGALLALLLAGMELGVVGIIGIILLIGIVKKNAIMMIDFALEAERGEGKPPLAAIRQACLLRLRPILMTTMAALLGALPLMIGWGMGAELRRPLGVTMVGGLIVSQVLTLFTTPVIYLWFDRMSLRLRHKSTQGTRPVEEGA, from the coding sequence ATGAACCTCTCCCGCATCTTTATCCTCCGCCCCATCGCCACCTCCCTGCTGATGGTGGCCCTGCTGCTCTCGGGCCTGCTGGCCTACCGCTCCCTGCCGGTGGCGGCCCTGCCGCAGATCGACTATCCCACCATCCAGGTGCAGACGCTCTATCCCGGCGCGTCGCCGGACGTCATCGCGGCGGTGGTCACGGCTCCGCTGGAGCGCCAGTTCGGCATCATGCCCGGCCTGGTGCAGATGAGTTCCCTGTCCTCGGCCGGGGCCTCGGTCATCACCTTGCAATTCGACCTTTCCATCGCCCTGGACGTGGCCGAGCAGGAGGTGCAGGCGGCCATCAATGCGGCGGACAACCTGTTGCCCGGCGATCTGCCCAATCCGCCGGTCTACAACAAGGTCAACCCGGCGGACCCGCCCATCGTCACCCTGGCCGTGACCAGCGACGCCATGCCCCTGACCCGTCTGGAAGACCTGGTGGACACCCGCCTGGCGCAAAAGATTTCGCAACTGCCCGGCGTGGGTCTGGTCACGCTGTCCGGCGGGCAGCGCCCGGCCGTGCGCGTGCAGGTCAACCCCAAGGCCCTGGCAGGTGCGGGCCTGACCCTGGCCGACGTGCGCTCGGCCATTGCCTCGGCCAACGTCAACGACGCCAAGGGCAGCTTTGACGGGCCGGAACGGGCCAGCACCATCGACGCCAACGACCAGCTTTCCTCGGCCCGGGAATACGCCCGGACCATCATCGGCTACAAGGACGGCGCACCCTTGCGCCTCACGGACGTGGCCGATGTGCTGGAGGGCGCGGAAAACGCGCGTCTGGCCGCCTATGTGGCCGCGGCGGGCGCGGACGGCAAGGATTCCTTCCGCCCGGCCATTGTGCTCTCGGTGCAGCGCCAGCCCGGCGCCAACGTCATCAGCGTGGCCGACAGCGTGACCCGCCTGCTGCCCGTACTGCAGCAGACCCTGCCCGGCAACGTGGAGGTGCGCGTGGTTACGGACCGCACCACCACCATCCGCGCCACGGTGCATGACGTGCAACTGGAACTGCTGCTGGCCGTGGCCTTGGTTATCTGGGTCATCTGGATTTTTCTGCGCAATGTGGAGGCCACCATCATCCCGGCCCTGGCAGTGCCCCTGTCTCTGGTGGGTTCGCTGGGGGTCATGTATCTGGCCGGATTTTCCCTGAACAATCTCACGCTCATGGCTCTGGTCATCGCCACCGGTTTTGTGGTGGACGACGCCATTGTGGTCATTGAAAACATTTCCCGCTACCTGGAGCAGGGCGAGCGGCCCCTCCAGGCCGCACTCAAGGGCGCGGGCCAGATCGGCTTCACCATCATCTCCCTGACCATCTCCCTGGTGGCGGTGCTCATCCCGTTGCTGTTCATGGGGGATGTGGCCGGGCGGCTGTTCCGCGAATTCGCCGTGACCTTGGCCGTGACCATATTGATTTCTGCGGTGATCTCCCTCACGCTCACGCCCATGCTCTGCGCGGTCATGCTGCGGCCCGAGCGTCATGCCGGGGAGAAGGAGGCGGGCCGCTTTTTCAGCCGTCTGCTGCTCTGGTACGAGCACCGGCTGGACTGGGTTTTCGCCCACCAGCGCCTGACCCTGGGCGTGGCCCTGGGCACCCTGGCGCTCACCGTGATTCTGTATATCGTGGTGCCCAAGGGCTTTTTTCCGGTGCAGGACACGGGCGTGATCCAGGGCATTGCCGAGGCCCCGCAGGATACCTCCTTCGCGGCCATGGCCGGACGCCAGCGTGAACTGGCGGACATGATCCTGCAGGATCCGGCCGTGGAAAGCGTGGTCTTTTTCGTGGGTGTGGACGGCATCAACCAGAGTCTGGGCACCTCGCGTCTGACCGTGGAACTCAAGCCGCTTTCCGAGCGCGACGCCCGCGCCCCGGCCATTGCCAAGCGGCTCATGGCGCGGGCCGCGCACCTGCCGGGGCTGACCCTGTATATGCAGCCCGTGCAGGATCTGACCATTGAGGACCGTGTCTCGCGCACCCAGTACCAGTTCACCGTGGAGGCTTTGAACCGGGAGCAGTTGCAGGCCTGGGTGCCGCGCGTGGTCCAGGCCTTGTCCGAACGGCCCGAGCTGGAGCACGTGACCAGCGACCTCCAGAAGCCGGGGCGCATGGCCTGGCTGAACATCAACCGTGACGCGGCCGGGCGGCTGGGCATCAGCATGTCGGACATCGACAACGCCCTCTACGACGCCCTGGGCCAGCGTCTGATATCCACCATCTTCACCCAGACCAACCAATACAAGGTGGTGCTGGAGGTGGCCCCGCGCTTCCGCCTGGGCCCGGCGGCCATTGAGAACATCCATGTGCGCGGTTCTTCGGGCGATCCCGTGCCCCTGACCAGCATCGCCACGCTGGAGGAGCGCCCGGCCCAGCTTTCCATCGCGCGCCAGGGCCAGTTCCCGGTGGCCACCATTTCCTTCAACGTGGCCCGCGATTCCTCGCTGGGCGCGGCCGTGAACGCGGTGCTGGCTGTGGAAAAGGAGCTGGGCCTGCCCCCGGCTCTGCGCACCCAGTTCCAGGGCGCGGCCCAGGCCTTTCTGTCCTCCACGGACAACCAGATCTGGCTGATCCTGGCGGCCATCGTGACCATGTACATCGTGCTGGGCGTGCTTTACGAGAGCTACATCCACCCGGTGACCATCCTTTCCACCCTGCCTTCGGCCGGGGTGGGGGCCTTGCTGGCTCTGCTGCTGGCGGGCATGGAACTGGGTGTGGTGGGCATCATCGGCATCATCCTGCTCATCGGCATCGTCAAGAAAAACGCCATCATGATGATCGACTTCGCCCTGGAGGCCGAACGGGGGGAGGGCAAGCCGCCGCTGGCCGCCATCCGTCAAGCCTGCCTGCTGCGCCTGCGGCCCATATTGATGACCACCATGGCCGCCCTGCTGGGGGCTTTGCCTCTGATGATCGGCTGGGGCATGGGCGCGGAGCTGCGGCGGCCCCTGGGCGTGACCATGGTGGGCGGCCTGATCGTGAGCCAGGTGCTGACGCTCTTCACCACGCCGGTCATCTATCTCTGGTTTGACCGCATGAGCCTGCGTCTGCGCCATAAGTCCACGCAAGGCACGCGGCCCGTGGAGGAGGGCGCATGA